Proteins encoded by one window of Paenibacillus urinalis:
- a CDS encoding alpha/beta hydrolase family protein, with product MSDKRGITAEDLYQFIWTSDPSISPNGERVAYVSKTVNKERNGYSSHIRMVELGSHEDIVFTSGEQDRQPMWSPDGGKLAFIRNYQDKPQVWVIPANGGEAQVVTHAEHGVSGFAWSPDSSKLLFRTQVEPQSTETDSNTSEDAKTETADSKKPLEEEIIDRIRYKADGTGRWNGRRSHLYIQQLGSNADAAPLTGGDYDIGDFCWSPDGENIAFVAKIPEDDSDPDLSLITDVYVINASGENRRKLTSSEWSVYAVSYSPDGEKLAIFGSDRSHHNATQVNLFIRPVQDGEWLSVTKAYDIQLTNSMVTDIRSGTRSNGPVFSEDGQSVYSLVSREGGVHLVKIAADGSGYEWISQGNRDIYQFEKSSDEKFILAAADPAQPGDLFLLDTESQLESRLTQHNEVFLQEIELIQPEEFYYKASDGEAIQGWVMKPAGTPSGTKIPTVLEIHGGPHAMYGFTFMLEFQLLAARGYAVIYTNPRGGHGYSQEFVNAVRGDYGGRDYADLMEAVDYALTKYDFVDESQLFVTGGSYGGFMTNWIVGHTNRFKAAVTQRSISNWISFYGVSDIGFFFTEDQIGGDVWKNTELLWKHSPLAYVEQVETPLLILHGEEDLRCPIEQAEQLFIALKRLGKKTQFIRFPKSSHELSRGGHPGLRVKRLNHIVRWFDEHK from the coding sequence ATGAGTGATAAACGAGGCATTACAGCAGAAGATCTGTATCAATTCATCTGGACAAGCGACCCTTCTATTTCTCCCAATGGAGAACGTGTGGCTTATGTATCCAAGACCGTTAACAAGGAACGTAACGGATATAGCTCTCATATCCGGATGGTAGAGCTGGGCAGTCATGAGGATATCGTATTTACAAGCGGTGAACAGGATCGTCAGCCGATGTGGTCCCCCGATGGAGGAAAGCTTGCTTTTATACGTAACTATCAAGATAAACCACAGGTCTGGGTCATCCCTGCTAATGGCGGTGAGGCGCAGGTCGTTACCCATGCTGAGCATGGCGTAAGCGGATTTGCCTGGTCACCGGACAGCAGCAAGCTGTTGTTCCGTACGCAAGTTGAGCCACAGTCCACTGAGACAGATTCGAATACATCGGAAGATGCAAAGACAGAAACAGCAGATTCCAAGAAGCCGCTGGAAGAAGAAATCATTGATCGAATTCGTTATAAAGCAGACGGCACCGGGCGCTGGAACGGGCGCAGATCTCATTTATACATACAGCAATTAGGGTCCAATGCCGACGCAGCTCCGTTAACAGGTGGAGACTATGACATCGGAGATTTCTGCTGGTCACCGGATGGAGAGAATATCGCCTTCGTTGCAAAAATACCAGAGGATGATTCAGACCCAGATCTCAGTCTAATTACCGACGTCTACGTCATAAACGCAAGTGGAGAGAATCGCCGGAAGCTCACCTCTTCCGAATGGTCAGTATATGCAGTCAGCTACTCTCCGGATGGCGAGAAGCTAGCCATCTTCGGAAGTGATCGTTCTCATCATAATGCGACTCAAGTGAATCTGTTCATTCGTCCTGTTCAGGACGGTGAATGGCTATCCGTAACGAAAGCGTATGATATCCAGCTCACAAACTCCATGGTAACCGACATACGATCCGGCACTCGTTCTAACGGACCCGTGTTCAGTGAGGATGGTCAATCGGTGTACAGTCTGGTCTCGCGTGAGGGCGGCGTTCATCTAGTGAAGATCGCAGCAGATGGTTCGGGCTACGAATGGATCTCGCAAGGCAACAGAGACATTTATCAATTCGAGAAGTCCTCTGATGAGAAATTCATTCTTGCTGCTGCAGATCCGGCTCAGCCAGGAGATCTGTTCCTCCTCGATACCGAATCACAGCTCGAGAGCAGACTTACACAGCATAATGAGGTCTTCCTCCAAGAAATCGAGCTCATTCAGCCGGAAGAATTCTACTATAAGGCATCAGACGGGGAAGCGATTCAAGGCTGGGTGATGAAGCCCGCAGGAACACCGAGCGGGACGAAAATTCCGACTGTACTCGAAATTCACGGGGGTCCGCATGCCATGTATGGATTTACGTTCATGCTTGAATTTCAGCTGCTGGCAGCTCGAGGCTATGCCGTCATTTATACGAACCCGCGCGGCGGCCACGGATACAGCCAGGAATTCGTTAATGCCGTGCGTGGAGATTACGGCGGCAGAGATTACGCAGATCTCATGGAAGCTGTAGACTATGCATTAACTAAGTACGATTTTGTTGATGAATCTCAGCTCTTCGTAACAGGTGGAAGCTATGGTGGATTTATGACCAACTGGATTGTAGGGCATACGAATCGATTCAAGGCAGCCGTTACACAGCGCTCCATCTCCAACTGGATCTCCTTCTACGGCGTCAGCGACATCGGATTCTTCTTCACAGAGGATCAAATTGGCGGTGACGTATGGAAGAATACCGAATTATTGTGGAAGCACTCTCCCCTGGCGTATGTCGAGCAAGTGGAGACTCCACTTCTGATTCTTCACGGCGAAGAGGATCTTCGCTGTCCGATCGAGCAGGCAGAGCAGCTCTTCATCGCACTCAAACGGCTTGGCAAGAAGACACAGTTCATCCGGTTCCCGAAATCCAGTCATGAGCTGTCACGCGGGGGACATCCAGGTCTGCGTGTCAAACGCTTGAATCATATTGTCCGCTGGTTTGACGAGCATAAATAA